The genomic interval CTCGTCGCCGGTGTTGACGATCCGGAGTGCGTAGTGGATCTGGTTGTTCGTCGGGGACCAGTCCAGGTTGAGGTAGCCGACCTTCGCCCGGCCGTACGCGGTGCGGAGGTTGAGCTCCGGTGAGTTGTCGGAGTACGCGTTGATCGCGTAGGCGCCGATCGCGATCCGGTACTCGGTGCCGGGCGCCAGGTCGGTCACCGTGAGGGTGGTGCTGCTCGTGCTGCCGAGGTTGCGGTAGACGTTGGTGCCGAGCAGCACCCGTACCTCGTAGGTGATCGGGTCCTCGCCGGCCGGGTCGCTCGCCCAGGTCGCGGGCGCCCAGGTCAGGGTGAGGGCGTGCGGCTCGTTGGCGAGCACGACCGGGACGCCGGGGGCGGTCAGCCTCGGCGGGTCGTCGGCCCGCGCGACGCCGACGGCGAGCAGGCTCAGCAGCGCGGCGAGGAGGCTGACGGCGGTGACGCGGCGGGCACGCATGGCGAGGATGGTATCGATCACATAC from Plantactinospora sp. BC1 carries:
- a CDS encoding cellulose binding domain-containing protein; translated protein: MRARRVTAVSLLAALLSLLAVGVARADDPPRLTAPGVPVVLANEPHALTLTWAPATWASDPAGEDPITYEVRVLLGTNVYRNLGSTSSTTLTVTDLAPGTEYRIAIGAYAINAYSDNSPELNLRTAYGRAKVGYLNLDWSPTNNQIHYALRIVNTGDEPLDLNYVRVRYHLTFEGGNTDLVLGCDWAALGCDRIRRTLQYFPPPAPPPGGPSGAPTPSPSVFPPPGTPIPGWVELTVPGAVLAPGASSGPIYLRFHRQSWSAIDERDDRSWRSATGGWIENGRITLDVDGVREFGDTSS